DNA sequence from the Pedobacter schmidteae genome:
ATTTGATAATTTCCTCGGCTTTAGATAACAAGGTTGTACTGTTTAGGATTAAGAAGTTATGCTTTGCTGCGCGTTCATCCATAATTGCGCGGTAGGTAAGGAAATCGAAGAAGCCTTCAAATACCACCAGGGTATTGCTCCCGTTATCAATATTGGTAATGTCCTTTGGTGAGGAACTGCCCTTAAAAAGAGCGTTTCGCACCTCGTAACCACCGGAATTGTTTTTAAACCCCACAGCGAAGTAGGGTTTATCGCCAATTTTAAAATGCACCTGCTTACAGTATTCGTCTGCAAGATGAAAAGGTATACCGCGGCTTTTAACATAAGCGACCAGCACATCGTACAATAATGGAGTCACCTTGGTAACTACAATAGGGTTATTGGGAACCGACTCAATTTGTTTTCTCTCTTGCGGGGTACGCCCTGGAACAACAGTTGCAGGATCACTAACAAGATTTAAAAATTCAGCAATTGTACAGTCATGGAACCTGATAGCGAAATCAATCAACGTTCCACCATTCCCATCAGTAAAATCATACCAGGTATTTCTTTTTCGGTCGATCTTAAAGGAAGCGCTTTTTTCTGCGTTGAATGGTGATAAGTACCAATAAATGTTACCGGAGATCCTGGAAGGCTTTAAGCCTTGGCGGGCAAGGTAATTTACGAGGTCGATCTGTTTGGCCTCCTGGCAATTTAACTTCGTTTTTTTCATACATCACTTTTTTCGTTTTCACAATTGGAAGTGATACAAAACTATAGGCGAAGCTGGTAAAAACCTTTACCCTATTAAATTCTAAATAAGTGCGGCTACGCGTAAAAAGTAATTTTGCTAGGGAAAGAAAAAATAAAAATTATAGCTATGATGACAGTGAAAGATGTATCCAATTATTATGATACAGTATTGGCAGTGCCGGGGATGGCAAATCTGGTAAAAATCGATTTAAAGATTAGCAGGAAAACGGTCGTGATGCTCGTTCAAGCAATTGAGCGGGGCATGAAAGAAGGGAAAGCGGCGGAAGGTGATCTTTTTGCCTTGGTACCCGAAGAAGCAAAAAAAGACCTGAGCGACGTGATTACACAATGCCTTGAAAAATCTGAAATGGGTGATTTGATGCAAAGGTTGAAAACCCTTTTTAGTAAGTAGGATTTTCAGGAGATGTAAAATTTCAGGGCCTACAAAAATTCCAAAAAAAAAAACCGGCGGTCGTTGCTTGCAACGGCCGCCGGTTTTTTTATCGAAAACCAAGCCGATTTTCGGCCTTTTATTGGAACCGGAAGTATATTGCCCAAAGCATAGCAATCACCGCTTTTTAAGGCTAAAAAGCGCCATACATAGCCTAAAACTTGATTACCATAAACAAGCCAAAGAAAAAAAGGGCTATTGTAAGTAGCCGAAGCACAGTAAGCGCCGCAATAATCAGCGAAGAAACAATATAGCTGCGCGAATAAAAATAATACCCCGTGCTTAATCTACGGGAGTGCATAAATTCTTTACGGGCGAAAAATATCACAACAGCCAGTACAATGGCTGCAATGCCCCAGGGTTCTGCTTGAAATATGTTATTCATACTTTAAATTTACAAAGGAAATATTATAAAAACCATACCGCGAAACTTTTCATTGGGTAACCTTACCGATTGGCAATACGCCACCAGTATTTGCTGGTTCAAACTTGCAATTGCCGGGTCAAAAAATAAACGGCCAAAGCGGCGCGGCCTACGCAGGAGAGATTTTTTATACCGTGAAAGCACAAAAATTGTTCGCCTTGCCTGTGCTTCCTGAACATCGGTGCCGAAATTTCCATCAGTAACCAAAATCTTATGCTGTTGGATAGCTTCCAATATCCCCCGGCAATATTCCAGGGAAAATTCTAAAAAGGTTTTCATCTCGGCTGGGAAAAGCTGGTGTAACAACCGGCCTTTTTCCGGCAGCGTCATTTTATCGAGAGGGTTCATAAAAGCGCGTTTAATTTTAGGATTAACCGGGCGCGTAAAATGCGCCCGGCAATTCAGGTTAGTTGTTCAAAAGAAATATGCTACCGTTTTGCTCAAAAGTGTGACACAGGTTGAATGCGGTTTGCACAAATTTTTCTGTGTTACCTTCTAAAACAATTGATCGAAACTTGGTTTCTTCCGTTTTAAAATCACTCACGTTCTGAAAATACCCGGTTACCGCGTTGTAGGCCCCGTAAAGCGTGCCCTGGGTAGTTTCCATTAGTTGCGTCGGGTGGCTCATTGCATATTCAAAAGCCTTTTCAACTTTGTTACGCAGATTTGTGGACATGGTATCTTCAACACCTTTTAATAGGTCGGTATAAACTTCTACGGACGGTGCAAGCGCTGCCTGTATCAGTTTTTTAACTTCTTTGTCTGTGATCTTAATTTTCGCCCATCTGTTGAACTTTTCACCATATTGAACGGATAGTTTGTCTGCAAGTCCCATTACTTTTATTGCTTGTGCCAAATAATGCTCAACGTTTTCCGTGTGACGTATGCGGACGCGGTTGGTACAATTTTTCATAGCTGCAT
Encoded proteins:
- a CDS encoding toprim domain-containing protein, whose protein sequence is MKKTKLNCQEAKQIDLVNYLARQGLKPSRISGNIYWYLSPFNAEKSASFKIDRKRNTWYDFTDGNGGTLIDFAIRFHDCTIAEFLNLVSDPATVVPGRTPQERKQIESVPNNPIVVTKVTPLLYDVLVAYVKSRGIPFHLADEYCKQVHFKIGDKPYFAVGFKNNSGGYEVRNALFKGSSSPKDITNIDNGSNTLVVFEGFFDFLTYRAIMDERAAKHNFLILNSTTLLSKAEEIIKSHKHVHCYLDNNKTGRNAAKQIRLWNKSARNFNRLYKNYADLNEMRCAFGNVRRKGNARSL